A region from the Variovorax paradoxus genome encodes:
- a CDS encoding ABC transporter ATP-binding protein, whose translation MVAAGGALVNEHAQLASVDATVFALYGVDVRLGRVAALQGATLTIAAGERVALIGANGSGKTTLLRLLHGLVPHAAGSFTSAAPRRQQAMLFQRPHMLRASVVVNVALALWLRGMRWRDACRAALPALARVGLEDLAERNARALSGGQQQRVALARAWALHPAVLLLDEPTASLDPTAKREVETLIAEAAAGRTLVFASHNLGQVKRLASRVVYLEHGRVLADLPVHDFFHGPLPEEARLFVKGELA comes from the coding sequence ATGGTGGCGGCCGGAGGCGCGCTCGTGAACGAGCACGCGCAGCTCGCGAGCGTGGACGCCACCGTCTTCGCGCTCTATGGCGTCGACGTTCGCCTGGGGCGCGTGGCGGCGCTGCAGGGCGCGACCCTGACCATCGCGGCGGGCGAGCGCGTGGCCCTCATCGGCGCCAATGGCAGCGGCAAGACCACGCTGCTGCGGCTGCTGCACGGCCTGGTGCCGCATGCGGCGGGGAGCTTCACCAGCGCCGCGCCGCGCCGGCAGCAGGCCATGCTGTTCCAGCGCCCGCACATGCTGCGCGCCTCAGTGGTGGTCAACGTGGCGCTGGCGCTGTGGCTGCGCGGCATGCGCTGGCGCGATGCCTGCCGCGCCGCCCTTCCGGCGCTGGCGCGCGTGGGCCTGGAGGACCTGGCCGAGCGCAACGCCCGCGCCCTCTCGGGCGGCCAGCAGCAGCGCGTGGCGCTGGCGCGCGCCTGGGCACTGCATCCGGCGGTGCTGCTGCTCGACGAGCCCACGGCCAGTCTCGACCCGACCGCCAAGCGCGAGGTCGAGACGCTCATTGCCGAAGCCGCCGCCGGCCGCACGCTGGTGTTCGCGAGCCACAACCTCGGGCAGGTCAAGCGGCTCGCGAGCCGCGTGGTCTACCTCGAGCACGGCCGCGTGCTGGCCGATCTGCCGGTGCACGATTTCTTTCATGGGCCCCTGCCGGAAGAGGCCCGCCTGTTCGTCAAGGGAGAGTTGGCATGA
- a CDS encoding ABC transporter permease — MNTFAQSAVAAWELLVSGDPVLLAIVGRSLAVSASACVLACGLGLLLGAWLGVARFRGRAGLLTLLNTLLALPSVVVGLVVYLLLSRSGPLGFLGWLFSFKAMVLAQTVLVLPVVTALTRQAIEDAERAHGEQLRSLGAGPLVRALLLVWDERYALLTVLIAAFGRAVSEVGAVMVVGGNIDGFTRVMTTAIALETSKGDLPLALALGIVLLGVVLVLNLAIAAVRGWRERADGGGGAGGGTAAWWRPEARS, encoded by the coding sequence GTGAACACCTTTGCACAGAGCGCCGTCGCGGCCTGGGAGCTGCTCGTGTCCGGCGATCCGGTGCTGCTGGCCATCGTCGGGCGTTCGCTCGCGGTCAGCGCCAGCGCCTGCGTGCTGGCCTGCGGGCTGGGCCTGCTGCTGGGGGCCTGGCTGGGCGTGGCGCGCTTTCGCGGCCGCGCCGGCTTGCTGACGCTGCTGAACACCCTGCTGGCGCTGCCGTCGGTGGTGGTCGGGCTGGTGGTCTACCTGCTGCTGTCGCGCTCGGGCCCGCTCGGCTTCCTGGGCTGGCTGTTTTCTTTCAAGGCCATGGTGCTGGCGCAGACGGTGCTGGTGCTGCCGGTGGTGACGGCGCTCACGCGCCAGGCCATCGAGGATGCCGAGCGCGCGCATGGCGAGCAACTGCGCTCGCTCGGCGCCGGGCCGCTGGTGCGCGCGCTGCTCCTGGTGTGGGACGAGCGCTACGCGCTGCTCACGGTGCTGATCGCCGCATTCGGCCGCGCGGTCTCGGAAGTGGGTGCGGTGATGGTGGTGGGCGGCAACATCGACGGCTTCACGCGCGTGATGACCACCGCCATCGCGCTCGAAACCAGCAAGGGCGACTTGCCGCTGGCACTGGCCCTGGGCATCGTGCTGCTGGGCGTGGTGCTGGTGCTGAACCTCGCGATTGCCGCGGTCCGGGGCTGGCGCGAGCGGGCCGACGGCGGCGGCGGCGCAGGCGGCGGCACGGCGGCATGGTGGCGGCCGGAGGCGCGCTCGTGA
- a CDS encoding M81 family metallopeptidase, with amino-acid sequence MKVLIARLNHETNTFSPVPTPLAAFGPDGPTFGAQAYTDNKGMRTAMSAFIDLAEQAGATLVTPVSASANPSGPVDAEAYTTLTQCIVDAAPGCDAILLDLHGAMVAQNSADGEGDLLLRLRAAAPGVPIGVALDLHANVTPAMVGNADVIVGFKTYPHIDMYETGEHAGRLLFDLLAGRSRPAMRWHPLPLMAHTLRSASFTGAMQRAIEAARAAEASGSLAVSIFAGFSLSDIEAPCMSVVVVDAEAPERAQATADRIAAQMWDEREAFVYRSEPLAESIARAKAIADGATRPVLLLDHGDNCMSGGSCDTMDVLQEALAQGLDGIGVGPLCDPEAVAALIAAGEGAEVTVALGNKVSLAGIGLSKKPVTLTGTVRTIGNGEYMITGPTYTGQRSSMGRTVLFDIGAARIVVTERTQEPWDIGVFECAGLDPRKERFLLLKSRMYCRPVFEPLSAALVECDSPGVTSSDYSLFPFSKVRRPVFPLDVI; translated from the coding sequence GATGTCGGCCTTCATCGACCTGGCCGAGCAGGCCGGCGCAACGCTGGTCACGCCGGTGTCGGCCTCGGCCAATCCGAGCGGGCCTGTGGATGCAGAGGCCTACACCACGCTCACGCAGTGCATCGTCGATGCGGCGCCTGGCTGCGACGCGATCCTGCTCGACCTGCACGGCGCCATGGTGGCGCAGAACAGCGCCGATGGTGAGGGTGACCTGCTGCTGCGGCTGCGCGCCGCGGCGCCCGGCGTGCCCATTGGCGTGGCGCTCGACCTGCATGCCAACGTGACGCCTGCGATGGTCGGCAATGCGGACGTGATCGTCGGCTTCAAGACCTATCCGCACATCGACATGTACGAGACGGGCGAGCATGCCGGCCGCCTGCTGTTCGACCTGCTCGCGGGGCGCAGCAGGCCCGCGATGCGCTGGCACCCGCTGCCGCTGATGGCGCACACGCTGCGCAGCGCCTCGTTCACCGGCGCGATGCAGCGGGCCATCGAGGCGGCGCGCGCGGCCGAAGCATCGGGATCGCTCGCAGTGTCGATCTTTGCCGGCTTCTCGCTGTCGGACATCGAGGCGCCCTGCATGAGCGTGGTGGTGGTCGATGCAGAAGCGCCCGAGCGCGCGCAGGCCACGGCCGACCGGATCGCTGCGCAGATGTGGGACGAGCGCGAGGCCTTCGTCTATCGCAGCGAACCGCTGGCCGAATCGATTGCGCGCGCCAAGGCCATCGCCGACGGCGCCACGCGCCCGGTGCTGCTGCTCGACCATGGCGACAACTGCATGTCGGGTGGCAGCTGCGACACCATGGACGTGCTGCAGGAAGCACTGGCGCAGGGGCTCGACGGCATCGGCGTCGGTCCGCTGTGCGATCCGGAGGCGGTGGCCGCGCTGATCGCGGCGGGCGAGGGCGCAGAGGTGACCGTCGCGCTCGGCAACAAGGTGTCGCTGGCAGGCATCGGGCTGTCGAAGAAGCCCGTCACGCTGACCGGCACGGTGCGCACCATCGGCAACGGCGAATACATGATCACCGGCCCCACCTACACCGGCCAGCGCAGCAGCATGGGCCGCACGGTGCTGTTCGACATTGGCGCGGCGCGCATCGTGGTGACCGAGCGCACGCAGGAGCCCTGGGACATCGGCGTCTTCGAATGCGCGGGGCTCGATCCGCGCAAGGAACGCTTCCTGCTGCTCAAGTCGCGCATGTACTGCCGGCCGGTGTTCGAGCCGCTCTCGGCCGCATTGGTGGAGTGCGACAGCCCGGGCGTGACCAGTTCGGACTACAGCCTGTTCCCGTTCAGCAAAGTTCGCCGGCCGGTCTTTCCGCTCGACGTGATCTGA